aaaaaaattagccaggcactttggtaggccgacgcaggaggatcaccggcacccaggagtttgagacaagcctggcaacatagtgagaccttgtctctacaaaaaaaattaaaaattagccaggtgtggtagtgtgcacctgtagtctcagctacttgggaggctgaggcaggaggatctcatgagccccaggaggtcaagacttcagtgagccgtgattgtgccactgtgctcaacctgggtgacagagtgagactctgtctcaaaagaaaagaaaatattgcattaaaaatttagccattaaaaaaagctgtagtggaatagaaacaaacaaacaaaaaatatcttgATTGCTGAgatttttaacacatttttttttttttgagacgaagtctctctctgtcgcccaggctggagtgcaatggcacgatcttggctcttggctcactgcaacctctgcctcccgggttcaagcgattctcctgtctcaacctcccgagtagctgggattacaggcgcacaccaccatgcccagctaattttctgtatttttttagtagacatggggtttcactgtgttccccaaagtggtcttgaactcctgagctcaggcaatccacccacctcggcctcccaaagtgctaggattactggcatgagccaccacacccggctgacaCATTCTTAAATTTTGCACCCAAACTAAGTACCTGACTTGCCTCATCCTTGACCCTGCCCTGTAATTGAGTCTTAAAGGTGGTATTTTTTTGGTTTCAGTTTATTTACACTTCTAATGACTTGAAAGCTCAAATCACTTTCCAATTGTGTGTACAATAAGCATGAATGACTTTGATAATcagaacaaaaaattttaaacagaagtCAAGACTTACTCAATGACATTCCTAGTGGATTCACCATGGAGCTTGCAGGAAACAAAAACTAGCGTGTGGATGGCCCTGAAGTTTCGAATGGCTTGAATCACCTTGTAATCTGAAGGAAGAAACACCTTGCTATTAGTATAATTAACTACCATGGTCTCTGTTATCACAAACTTCCAACTGACCAGAACTCAGAATTGATTAGAAATAGAGGGGAAACAGGTTCAGAGCCAGCCCACTGGGAGCACCCGTTGCACGGTGTGGAAAAGAAGAACCAAAGTTGGTGGACAATACTGGGAACATCAAAATAGCTGTTCATCCTTACGCAGTCCGGCACGGGCTGGGTTCACCACAGCAACAATTGACTGTCCATCTTCCTTTGACTTTAGCAGCCCTGGCAAAATCTTCTCTGCTCGACCAGTATGAAATTCAGAGTTGGTGATGCCTATGGAAGACAGGCCCACAGGACATAACTCAAGCCCAGCAGTAGGGGAAAGCTTCAGCTTCACAGAAATGCACAGGAGCAAAGGGCTCTGCCATCTTCCCTTTGGATCTAGCATCACTCCAAGTAACAAGGAAAGAAGTGCTTTTGGACAGACCCACTTCATTTTTTCCAAAGTACTTTCCCTTGGAATATCTCAGTAAGCCTTTCAGCTTGAGCAACTAgtgtttacactttttttttcttttctcttgcgacggagtctcactctgtcgcccagaccggaatgcagtggcgccatctcggcacactgcaacctccacctcccgggttcaagcaattctctgcctcagcctcccgagcagcttggattacaggcgcctgccaccacgaccggataattttgtatttttagtagagacggggttttaccatcttggccaggctggtcttgaactcctgacctcatgatccacccgcctcagcctcccaaagtgctggaattacaggcatgagccaccatgcccggctattttacAACTTCACAACTCACATAGCATGCAAGGACCTATACCAAGACGAGAACCTTGACTTTTGCTCAAGTGCTCTTCCTGCTATATCAGACATTTTCGCCAAATGCCTCAGGAGTTTTCTGTAGGTGAAGTAGTGAGGGCAAGATGATCTATTTTCTACATTGCAGTTTGACAGAAGACTGTGTTTGAAGAAAAGATTTTGTTGCTGAAAATATAGGTTTGAAACCTATTGTATTATGCTATAAGGCCTCGTGAGTCTAATGCCAAGGAGATTCTTCTTCAATTCTGTCCAAAGTTTTGCAACTTTTCTTCCTATCAGCTAGACATGTACCTTCCCTTAGGCTCCTCTTCTAGATAGGAAAAAAGTTAGATACTGGTACCTATTCCAGAAAACCATGAGGATCTATTTCAGAAAACCATTCTGACCACTCCAgaattccctcccttcctccctgtggGTCAGGGATACAGTAGCTGCCTTTTCCCACACAACTCTTTCCATAGCACAGAAACAACTGCATCCCTTAATTTCTACACAGACTGTAAGCTGTGTACCATTGAAGGCTGCAGTCCATCTTGCATCCTCCACTGCCTGCTCCACCAATTCAATCCCAAGGACCCGAGATGTATGCTGAGACAGAGAGAGGCCAATCACACCTGAAGAAGtaaaagagaataagaagaaGGCATTTTAGGGTTTGGGTGTGgtagtttgcttgttttttgttttgtttagttttttgtttgtttgtttgtttgttttaaacaaggtctcactctgtagcctaggctggagtgcaatggcacaatcacagttcactgcagcctcgacctcccaggctaaagcaatcctcctgtctccgccccctgagtagctaagactacaggttcacgccactatgcccagctaatttttaaattttttgtagagacagggtctcactattttgcccaggctagtctccaactcctgggctcaaccaatcctcctgccttgcttcacaaagtgttgggataacaggcatgagcaaccacactTGGCTGCAGTTTTAGGGTTTTAGACCAACAAGGTTATGCCTGCACCACTACCACTACCTCTCCCCGACCACCTCCGCAAGCTACAAGGGCCTTGGGAGCTAAGCAGCAGGCAGATTCTGCCCTGGGCTTCCACTTGCCAGTTCCACAGCAGATGTCAAGAAGGATGGTGTCAGAGTTCACTCCAGTCAGCTCCCCCACAGTCCGATACAGCATCTCTGCACCAGCAGTGTTAATCTGGAAAAAGGCATCTGGAGAGATGCGGATCTTCAAGCTCAGAAGTTCTTCAAAGATGTAGGGTTCCCCAAACAGAAGCTGATAGGGAGACTGCTGATGGCTGCAACGGGTCATGGTactggaaaggaataaaagaagaaagcatCTTGAGCtgtgagcagtggctcatgcctgtaatcccagcactttgggaggccgaggcgggcggatcacctaagatcaggagttcgagaccagcctggccaacatggtgaaatcccgtctctactgaaaatacaaaaattagccaggtgtggtggcacatgcctgtaatccaagctactcaggagactgaggtaggagagtcacttgaactcgggaggcagaggttgcggtgagccaagattgtgctactgccctccagcctgggtaacagagcgagattcggtctcaaaaaaaaaaaaaagaaaaaaaaagcatcttgAAATGGCAGACCATCACATCCCTAGTGGTTGGGTAGAAAGGGAGGCCCCAGCATCTCAGCTAGGAGAGACAGTCCTTGCCATGGCCCTGAGAGCTCTGCAAGGGTTTCCCCCTCAGGGGATGAAAGTCCATGTGGACACTCTCACATCTATATTCTGGCCTGTGTTCTCAGACCCAGCTGGTGTACAAGGACCAGAACCATTTAGCCAATATCCTCCACCATCAATCAGCAACCCTGCATCAGCAATCCATAAACCAAGAGTCTGGCAAGCCATCAGCCTATTTGGCTGTCCCAGGTTTACCTTTCCTGGAAGTAAAGTGAGGTCAAGTCACAGGCTGCTCCAGGACCTCTGATGAAAAATTCCTTTACAATCTCCTTCTGAACATGGAGCTCCTCCTGCCCAGACCACAAAATTAGCAGTTAAACAAAGACTCATCCCTGACAAATTTTCTCTCTAAGCTCTATAGTAATCAGCCCTGCAGTAGTCAGATGCGAAGACATTTCACAAATCTTATTAGAAATAACACTTAACATAAAGCAGGCCAGacatgatggttcatgcctgtaatcccagcactttgagaggctgaggtaggaggactgcttgagcccaggagtgtaagacaagcctaggcaacatagcaagatcctgtctacaAGAAATCGAAAAGTCTGGGAGCggcggttcacacctgtaatcccagcactttggaaggccaaggcaggcagatcagctgaggtcaggagttcgagaccagtctggccaacatggtgaaaccccatctctactaaaaatacaaaaattagccgggcatgctggcacgtgcctgtaatcccagctacttgggaggctgagtcaggagaattgcttgaacccaagaggcagaggttgcagtgaactgagatcatgccattgcgctccagcctgagtgaagaagcgagtctctgtctcaaaaaaaaaaaaaaaaaaaaaaatcaaaaaaattagccaggtgtggtgacgtatgcctgtagtcccagttacttgagaggctgaggtgggaagattgcttgagcccagcagtttgaggctacagtgagctttgattgcaccactgcactccaatctgggcaaaagagtgagacactgtctcaaaatacaaaaaataaaattcttacatAACTACAGAGAGCCTAAGTATTAGCTTGATACCAATATATATTGCAATAAACCATGTAGGAACAATAGGGTTAAAAATATCAGACATCAaaggacctgggttcaaatcctacctTTGCTATTTACTGATTCTTTAACCTTAGGTATTTctatgcctccatttcctcaggTGTAAAATGAGGGTGACAATATCTTTCCTTCTGCCTACAAGTTTGTTGAGATGATCACATAAGTATACGAATGTTTTAACACAGGTATGTTTGAAAGCACCAAGTGCATGACAAATGCAAAGTACTATTTGGGTTATGAAATTCTGACACTGCAGTCTCTATTGAAGTGGCATTTGGATTTGGAAGAGCAACTACTACCATGGGCAAAGTTCTTGTGAAATTACTTGGGAGTTCTCACATGATAATTAACTTGGCAGCCTAGCCACAGTCTCTGTGGTTTGATTATGCAAGCAGTATGGTTAAATAGTATCCTTGCCATCTTCTCCTCATCCCTAACCCCTCTCCCCAATCGACACAAATATTCTGTGGATGTACTGTTTCTGCTATACGCCCTGAAACTTGCAAAAAACCAATTACAGTTATAGTTAGTAGTAGTAAAACTTAAGGTTGCTTAACATCTTGTGAGGCTCACCTGACTTAAATTCTGGGGATGGAAAGTGATGATAGCCATTGTGTGCCCTTGGCTATTGGTGCGGACTGTGAGCTCACGCCAGTATCCACCTTCATGAAATACAAGGCAGGGCTCCAATGGAGACTGTCGAAGGAATACTTCATAGTACTAGGAAGAGAACCAAATTATTACACAAGCAAAACTAGCAAGTTTCACAGCTGTTTACTCATGCTAGGTGATTGTTTGTGGTTACATTTTGTCCCCcaaaaattcctatgttgaagccttaaccacCAGTACTCAAAATGTGtctatattttgagacaggcgATTTACTTAAAATGAGGCAGTTAAGGCAGGCCTTAATCCAATCTCActgatgtccttttttttttttttttttgagacggagtctcactctatcacctaggctggagtgcagtggcacggtctcggctcactgcaacctctgccacccgggttcaagcaattctcctgcctcagcctcctgagtagctggaatcacagacacccaccaccaagtctggctaatttttgtatttttagtagacacgaggtttcaccatgttggccaggctggtcacgaactcctgacttcaggtgatcctcatgcctgggcctcctaaagtgctgggattacagctgtgagccaccacaccatgcctgctgtccttataagagaaaatgtggacacacagagacaccaaGGTTGGGTGCACAAAGAAAAAGACCATGTgtggacacagcaagaaggtgtctATGCAAGCCGAGGAGGGAGGTCTCAGCAGAAACCAAATCAGTGGAGACtctgatcttagacttctagcttccagacaaggaggaaataaacttctgttaagccactcagtctgcaGTATTTTGTAATGGCAGCCCTTGCAGACAAATACAGTGATATAAGAAACATgattgactgggcacagtggctcaaacctgtaatcctagcactttgggaggccaacgtgggaagattgcttatgtccaggagttcaagaccacctgggcaacatggcctgtctacaaaaaataaaaaaattaggccgggtgcagtggctcaagcctatatttccagcactttgggaggccagggcaggtggatcactttgaggtcaggagttcgagaccagctggaccaacatggcaaaaccccgtctctactaaaaatacaaaatttagccgggcgtcagggcaggcacctgtaatctcagctacttgggaggctgaggcaggagaattgcttgaacccaggaggcgggttgcagtgagccgagatcgcgccactgcactccagcctgggcaacagagcgagactccatctcaaaaaaacggcaacaacaacaacaaaattagccagacatggtgacacacgcctgtagccccagctactcgggaagctggggtgggaggatcgcctgagcccaggtggtcaagtttgcagtgagccgagatcttactccaacctgggcaacctgtgtctcagaaaaaaaaaaaaaagaatcatgatCCCTGCCCTGTGACTTTACAGATGATGCTATCAATTATATTCTgaactgtaagctccatgaagctAGAGTTGTTTCCTTAGTCTGAcatatgtgttcaataaatattattgaaaaattgTATGAATGACTGAACAGGAAAGGTATTCTTATTTAAAACTTCAGTTTATTTATGGAAAATAATCTTCCCTTTCTGTGAATTCCTAATGTATTACTAAGCTGCTATGATTCCACTCTTACTTTTAATGTCCTGATATAAGCAcatcatttctatattttttcatataacctGGTACCAACTACATTATGGCTTAGTCAGATCCTCAATTTCCTCCTGGTATATACAAGTCAAATGCAATCCTGATTTAGTTGTTGTGATCTCAAAAATCCTTAAAGCCAATTGCTGCCATAACAGGAAACACCATCTGATTTACTAGGTCCTTTTGTTCTCATAATGCATGTGTTCTGGGTCCACTGTGTTCTCAAACAAACCACAAATTACGTAGTAAAGGGGGGAATTATACAAAAAAAACAGTGCTACCTGAGAGGTAAGATCAATTAAGGTTGTACTTGATCACTTTTGCTATAATTTCATATAAGATGTCCTTGATTTTTACTCAACatagttttcaaattttaagGTTGGTGATTTAAAGAAAGCCTAGTTCCACTGGGCATGATGCctcccgcctgtaattccagcactttgagaggctgaggtgggcagatcatttgaggtcaggggttcaagaccagcctgaccaacatggcaaaaccccgtctctactaaaaatacaaaatttagccaggcatggtggcgggcacctgtaatcccagctacttgggaggctgaggcagaagaatcacttgaacctggaggttgtagtgagctgagattgtgccactgcactccagcctaggcaagagtgagactccatcaaaagagaaagaaaagaaagaaagaaagaggaagaaaggaagggagggaaagaaacagagagagagagagaaggacggaagggagggaggaaggaaggaagggagggagggaggaaggaaggaaggaaagaaagaaaaaaagagagaggaaggaagaaagaaattccGACTAGTTCAACTGTTGTTTACTGGCTGGTTAGAAAGAAATGCTTTTTGGAAGCAAGATTCAAATATCATATAAAGCCTGGTGCAGTGtctctcgcctataatcccagcattctgggaggccaaggcgggtgggtggatcacttgaggtcaggagtttgagaccagcccggacaacatggtaaaactccatctctactaaaagtacaaaaattagccaggcgtggtggcacacacctgtaatctcagctacttaggaggctgagcaggagaatcgctggaacccagggggcagaagttgcagtgagccgagatcacaccaccgcactccagcctgggtgacagagcaaaactccgtctcaaaaaaaaaaaaaaaaaaaaaaaaaagtcatataggTTCTGGAAGGACGGTAATTGAAAAACTGAGCTTGACCTAAAAGATAATGGGTAAATATGAAATGCAGCTTCCCCACTGTATGACCTAGGGTCTTGGTTTCTTCACTGTAAGATGGAAACTGAAACTCCTATTCTTATACGGGAATGCTTAAGTAAGTATTAAGATTAAAGGGAACTTCTGGTTAAAGTAACAGACTATTCCACCTAAAATAACAGAATATTCCACCTAAAAATCCTACTAAATGAAAATCCtactaaaatgaaacaaaggaatTAAAAAGGCATAAGCTTATTTAGGTTCATTGTTTCCAACAATTCTCCCTTCTCTTTACTGCACCATCATTGCCTTCACTCAGTACTGGATCATTCCCATCAATATACTATCAGATTGCTTTTACTCTCCCATTTTAAGCAGAATAAAAAAGGAATCTTCTTGACCCTATATTCCCCAACTCTGCTCCTCTTTGTCGTAAAACTAATCACAAGAACTGAACCTATTCACTGCCTCCCATTCTTCTCCTTCTACTCACCCACCTGAATCAGGTCACCACTACTCCGCGAAAACAGTTCACATTAAGGTCACCCCCGACCTCCTTGTTTTGAAGTCCAATGGTCCACTCTAAGTCCTCACTTCCTTGACCTATCGGCAAGCATTGGGCACAGGTGATAAGCCACTCCTTCTCTGTTTACTTTCTTCCTCTGGCTCCCAGGGAAATCttactcctctttctttttttttttttttttgagatggagtctcactctgtcgccaggttggagtgcagtggcgcgatctcggctcactgcaacctctgcctcccgggttcaagcgattcttctgcctcagccttctgagtagctgggactacaggcgcatgccaacaagcccggctgatttttgaatttttttttttttttttagtagagacagggtttaaccatatcggtcaggctggtcttgatctcctgaccttgtgatccacccaccttggcctctcaaagtgctggaattacaggcatgagccatggacTCCTGTTTCTTACAACTTCACTGACCGTTCCTTCAGTCTCCTTTACtggttcttcctcttcttccaaaCCTCTTAAAATGAGAGTGCCCCAGGGATTGGTCCCTGTTCCTCTTCACTTTTCTATCTACTCTCACTCCCTTGGTGATCTCTTGCCAGCCtcataattttaaatgacatCTACATGCTAACAACTCCTGGATTTCTCTCTCTTGAACCCCAGTCTAATATATCCAACTACTTAACATATCCATTCAGATGTTTAATAGGCACCTCAAATACAACATGACCCAAACTGAACTACTCATCTCCTCCAACCCAAATCTGCTCTACCAGTCTTTCCAGTCTGTTGACAGTAACGTCATCCCTCCACTTGCTCTACACAAAACACCTGGGGCCATTTTTTcatattaaggtataattgatatataaaatttgcacctgtttttatgtatacattttgatgAGCCTGGACATATACATGTACTTGGGATACCAACCCCCACCAGCCAAGGGTACTAAACACATTCATTACCTCCAAAAAATCTCCTTGTTGGAGCCATTTTTTacttcttgctcttttttttttttttttttttttttgagacggagtgtcgctcttgtcacccaggctgtagtgcaatggcgtggtctaggctcactgcaacctccacctcctggattcaagcgat
This genomic stretch from Pongo pygmaeus isolate AG05252 chromosome X, NHGRI_mPonPyg2-v2.0_pri, whole genome shotgun sequence harbors:
- the TRMT2B gene encoding tRNA (uracil-5-)-methyltransferase homolog B isoform X4: MAGLKRRVPLHSLRYFISMAGLFSKPGLLPWLADVVTPLWRLSYEEQLKVKFAAQKKILQRLESYIQMLNGVSVTTAVPKSERLSCLLHPIIPSPVINGYRNKSTFSVNRGPDGNPKTVGFYLGTWRDGNMVCVQSNHLKNIPEKHSQVAQYYEVFLRQSPLEPCLVFHEGGYWRELTVRTNSQGHTMAIITFHPQNLSQEELHVQKEIVKEFFIRGPGAACDLTSLYFQESTMTRCSHQQSPYQLLFGEPYIFEELLSLKIRISPDAFFQINTAGAEMLYRTVGELTGVNSDTILLDICCGTGVIGLSLSQHTSRVLGIELVEQAVEDARWTAAFNGITNSEFHTGRAEKILPGLLKSKEDGQSIVAVVNPARAGLHYKVIQAIRNFRAIHTLVFVSCKLHGESTRNVIELCCPPDPAKKLLGEPFVLQQVVPVDLFPHTPHCELVLLFTR
- the TRMT2B gene encoding tRNA (uracil-5-)-methyltransferase homolog B isoform X1, with product MAGLKRRVPLHSLRYFISMAGLFSKPGLLPWYARNPPGWSQLFLGTVCKGDFTRVIATKCQKGQKSQKKPSHLGPLDGSWQERLADVVTPLWRLSYEEQLKVKFAAQKKILQRLESYIQMLNGVSVTTAVPKSERLSCLLHPIIPSPVINGYRNKSTFSVNRGPDGNPKTVGFYLGTWRDGNMVCVQSNHLKNIPEKHSQVAQYYEVFLRQSPLEPCLVFHEGGYWRELTVRTNSQGHTMAIITFHPQNLSQEELHVQKEIVKEFFIRGPGAACDLTSLYFQESTMTRCSHQQSPYQLLFGEPYIFEELLSLKIRISPDAFFQINTAGAEMLYRTVGELTGVNSDTILLDICCGTGVIGLSLSQHTSRVLGIELVEQAVEDARWTAAFNGITNSEFHTGRAEKILPGLLKSKEDGQSIVAVVNPARAGLHYKVIQAIRNFRAIHTLVFVSCKLHGESTRNVIELCCPPDPAKKLLGEPFVLQQVVPVDLFPHTPHCELVLLFTR
- the TRMT2B gene encoding tRNA (uracil-5-)-methyltransferase homolog B isoform X3, with protein sequence MAGLKRRVPLHSLRYFISMAGLFSKPGLLPWYARNPPGWSQLFLGTVCKGDFTRVIATKCQKGQKSQKKPSHLGPLDGSWQERLADVVTPLWRLSYEEQLKPVINGYRNKSTFSVNRGPDGNPKTVGFYLGTWRDGNMVCVQSNHLKNIPEKHSQVAQYYEVFLRQSPLEPCLVFHEGGYWRELTVRTNSQGHTMAIITFHPQNLSQEELHVQKEIVKEFFIRGPGAACDLTSLYFQESTMTRCSHQQSPYQLLFGEPYIFEELLSLKIRISPDAFFQINTAGAEMLYRTVGELTGVNSDTILLDICCGTGVIGLSLSQHTSRVLGIELVEQAVEDARWTAAFNGITNSEFHTGRAEKILPGLLKSKEDGQSIVAVVNPARAGLHYKVIQAIRNFRAIHTLVFVSCKLHGESTRNVIELCCPPDPAKKLLGEPFVLQQVVPVDLFPHTPHCELVLLFTR
- the TRMT2B gene encoding tRNA (uracil-5-)-methyltransferase homolog B isoform X2 encodes the protein MAGLKRRVPLHSLRYFISMAGLFSKPGLLPWYARNPPGWSQLFLGTVCKGDFTRVIATKCQKGQKSQKKPSHLGPLDGSWQERLADVVTPLWRLSYEEQLKVKFAAQKKILQRLESYIQMLNGVSVTTAVPKSERLSCLLHPIIPSPVINGYRNKSTFSVNRGPDGNPKTVGFYLGTWRDGNMVCVQSNHLKNIPEKHSQVAQYYEVFLRQSPLEPCLVFHEGGYWRELTVRTNSQGHTMAIITFHPQNLSQEELHVQKEIVKEFFIRGPGAACDLTSLYFQESTMTRCSHQQSPYQLLFGEPYIFEELLSLKIRISPDAFFQINTAGAEMLYRTVGELTGVNSDTILLDICCGTGVIGLSLSQHTSRVLGIELVEQAVEDARWTAAFNGITNSEFHTGRAEKILPGLLKSKEDGQSIVAVVNPARAGLHYKVIQAIRNFRAIHTLVFVSCKLHGESTRNVIEWSLILLECSGMVLAHYSLHLPGSSDSPASAS
- the TRMT2B gene encoding tRNA (uracil-5-)-methyltransferase homolog B isoform X5, which gives rise to MAGLKRRVPLHSLRYFISMAGLFSKPGLLPWLADVVTPLWRLSYEEQLKPVINGYRNKSTFSVNRGPDGNPKTVGFYLGTWRDGNMVCVQSNHLKNIPEKHSQVAQYYEVFLRQSPLEPCLVFHEGGYWRELTVRTNSQGHTMAIITFHPQNLSQEELHVQKEIVKEFFIRGPGAACDLTSLYFQESTMTRCSHQQSPYQLLFGEPYIFEELLSLKIRISPDAFFQINTAGAEMLYRTVGELTGVNSDTILLDICCGTGVIGLSLSQHTSRVLGIELVEQAVEDARWTAAFNGITNSEFHTGRAEKILPGLLKSKEDGQSIVAVVNPARAGLHYKVIQAIRNFRAIHTLVFVSCKLHGESTRNVIELCCPPDPAKKLLGEPFVLQQVVPVDLFPHTPHCELVLLFTR